The Vibrio tritonius genomic sequence TGCTCTAATAAAGCAACAAGGCTGTTATATAACTCATCCATCACACGGTCAGTATTAGCAACTTCATAGCGTGGGTGAATCGCAGAAAGCTTGATAGAAACAGAAGCGGCGGGGCTGGTGGAAAGGCCGTATTTGTCCTCACCAACCGCTTTAATTGCAGTTAAGTAATCTTGAAAATACTTGGCAGCGTCAACGGTAGTCAGTGCCGCTTCACCAAGCATATCAAATGAATAGGTATAGCCTTTATCACGCATTGGCTGGCCATTTTTTTGCGCCTCACTCAATGTGCGACCCAATACAAATTGGTGCCCCATGATCTTCATCGCTTGGTGCATCGCCTTACGAATCACAGGTTCACTTAACTTATTAACCAACCGATTTACAGCCTGAACCGGGCTAGTGCTATCAGGGTCATTAAGGCCAATCACTTTACCTGTCAGCATTAACCCCCATGTAGAGGCGTTAACAAAGACAGAATCGGAACGTTTCAGATGAGATTTCCAATCTGCGACACTCAATCGATCCCTGATAAAAGCATCGGCGGTTTCTGTGTCAGGAATGCGCATTAGCGCTTCAGCCAAACACATTAAAAGGATCCCTTCTTGGGTATCTAAACTGTACTCCAGCAACAAAGCATCGATCAGTTGGATGGATCGTTTATCCGCGCGGATCGCTTCGATCAACGTCGTCGTATTCGATGCCATCTGTTCCTTTTCGTCGTCATTGGGAGTCGCCAGCGGAAGAAGTTGTTCTAGCCATTGCGATTCGTCCACCATATATAGTGGCGAGATCTCTCCCCAAAGTGCATCAAGCGAGCGCTCAATATACTCAGGCTTCAACACATCAGTTGCAGTAAACATGCGTTTTCCTCAATCTCCATATCCGGATTCCCTTACCGGATTTCATACAACAGCTAGCAGTGTATTTTGAGCTGGAGGAGAATACTTGTCAAAAACTCCGAGCTTTTTGCTATTTTCTCGGTTTTTTAACAAAACAAAAACAGAATCACAGCATTTATAACCATATAAAATGCTTATTTTTTACCATTTTTAACGATAAAAACACTAATCACCTCTAAAAATTTAGTTGATTAGAATAATTCTCATTAATAATTCGTCATTTTTTGGATTTAATGACCAAACTGTTTCTTGAATTGCGAAGGGGAACAGCCTTCAATTCGTGTAAAGGTATGAGTAAAAGCACTTTGATTAGCAAAACCCGCGAGTTCTGCCACCTGTCCCAAGGTAAATTGGCCTTGCCGAATAAATTCTTTAGCAGCGTTAACCCGTTTTTGTAGGACATATTGATGAGGTGTGATTCCCATGCGATCTTTAAACAGCATATGAAATTGGCTTTCACCCAAATACACGCTGCCCGCAAGTTGCAACACAGAAATTTTATGAGAGATATGACGCTCGATATAACGATCAATGGTATCCAGATCAAATCGAGAATCTTTACGATGTAACTCAAAGGAAGAAATATGACGCTGTAAAAGTGAAATTAAGGTGTCATTGCATCCCCGGCTTAGCATTAAGTCGTCTGGGTGAGCCCGCATCTCCAACACTAACATATGAATTAGCTGTTGGATCTGACCATCCAATTGGAAATAAATATCCTTATTAGCGAGATCATTTATCTTTTGCAAGAGTACAGGATCATCGCCTTTAGGCATTGGCATATTGAGCACTAAGATATCCGATTGCTCGATCACTCCACCAAAGGCATGTCCCGAACCACACGTCACTACACATCCTTGTCCGGGAGAAACAATATTGCCAAAACCGTTTATTTCAAAATCTACTTGCCCCTTTAAACCAATAACGATTTGGGTGTAGTCATGATCATGTCGATTCATTTGCAATGGCAAAGTCACTAACTCTGCAGGCTTTGGCGACAAAACTTTGGCATGTTGATCCAGTGCAATTGGAAAATCAGCGTGCAATAGGCTCATAATGAAACACTTAACGAATGACAGAACTGCATGGTATACCAAAACTCAATCACCACAAAATTGTCTTACAAACTCTGTTCGCTTCCTCAACATTGATCAACTTGTCACATATGCTCAAGTGCTATATTGAGTAAATAACCAGCAAGGATTAATTCGGAACAATGATCAAGTGCACATAAATTACGGTCAATGAGTGTTCAATTAGCAAATGACTAGGTAGATTAGCAATAGATGCTTGCATATTTTATTTAACAGCCCAAAATGGAAGGTGCACGCTTATAAAATTTACAAAATCAGTTACCTAACTTGTCTATTTCAGTAAATAAAGTAAGTTGCCAAAGGAAAAAGATTTGCATTTTTAAGAGTCAGCGTCATTACATATGCTGTCAAAAGATTGTCTTTCCCACTGATTACCAGTGGTTAAACGTAAAATTGTTGCAGGGAACTATGATCAAACATCGCATCCCAGCGCTACTACTTGCGCTAACCCCAATTTGGGTATCTGCGTCGGTGTACGCAAACGACGTCAAACCTGTTGACCCGGTTGCCGCTATCGATGAGAAATTAACAACCAAACAGAGTGAAATTGACGCGATCTCTTCTGACTACGACAAAGAAGCAACTACGCTTCAGCAGCTCCAGAATGAAGAATCAAACCTCAAACGAGAGGGCGGTGAACTCATCGCAAAACAAAATCGTGCTAAATCAGCTCTAGATAAACAATATGGCCACCTTTTAGAAGATCCAGATACTGATTTAACGAGTTTCCAAAAAACGTATCAAGAATCTTGGGCTGCGGTTAAACAAAATCAATCTGATTTGCTTAACAAGCAGCAGGCTTTAACAGAAAGTCAAATGCGTTTGGCACAACTTAAGCAAAAAACAGCTCGCTTAAAAACCGAGTTTGCCAATTTGCAAGAGAGCCGAATCGAAGCTCGAGTAAAACGTCTTGAAGCAGAATTGCGCGAAACCAGTGCTATTGAAACAAGCTACAAGACAACGTGCTCGACAACGATGACGTTAGGCGAATGTGCTAGCCAAGGTGTTCATCTGACAAAACAAAAAGCAGTGAAAACATTTCGTTCGCAATTGCTAAATAGTTTGACAGAATCGGCCTTAGCCAAACAAAACGTGAAAAATGTTGAACTCAACATCACAGTGCAAGATAGCCAAGTGATTAAGAGCGGCTTTGAAGGTAACAGTGATTACTTCACATCCATGCAAGCACAGATGCAGGCAAAACCTGAACCGATTGCAGCATGTAAATTGTTGAACGTATCATCTCGCTACTGTCTACAAGGCTCGCAGACAACCAAAAAACGTTCTGATAAGCAGTGGTCAACGGTTACAGTACGTTCAGACCAATACAACGATTCAGTCACTATTAATGGCATTAACTACGGTAGCACGCCGGTAGAGATAGTGCTGCCAGCTGGCCGACACCAAGTCACCGTATCTAAAAATGGATACGAGACTTACAACCGTGTCATCACGATTAACGGTAACGACACTGTTTGGGTAAAACTCCGCCCGAATAAAGAGAGCTAAACATTAATAGATAGTGATCATGTTCACTACTCTTTCAGCTCGCTAAAACGTCATTTTGTTACTAAGTTATTGAAAGATGACTTCTGACAAAGTGGCGTTTTCGTTTACAATAGCGAGAATATTTTCATTAGCTAACTGAAGTAGATAATAATGCGACAAGGTTTACCCGCTCTGTTATTGGCACTCTCTCCTTGCTTAATGGTTTCATCAACGTTGGCAGAAGCAGCTTCGTCTTCAGTCAGCACTATTGATGACGCTCTGTCTAGCCAAAGTGCAGATTTGCAGGATGCAAAGAAGACAACTGAGACCCAGCAAGCCGCTTATAAAAAACAATC encodes the following:
- a CDS encoding PEGA domain-containing protein; protein product: MIKHRIPALLLALTPIWVSASVYANDVKPVDPVAAIDEKLTTKQSEIDAISSDYDKEATTLQQLQNEESNLKREGGELIAKQNRAKSALDKQYGHLLEDPDTDLTSFQKTYQESWAAVKQNQSDLLNKQQALTESQMRLAQLKQKTARLKTEFANLQESRIEARVKRLEAELRETSAIETSYKTTCSTTMTLGECASQGVHLTKQKAVKTFRSQLLNSLTESALAKQNVKNVELNITVQDSQVIKSGFEGNSDYFTSMQAQMQAKPEPIAACKLLNVSSRYCLQGSQTTKKRSDKQWSTVTVRSDQYNDSVTINGINYGSTPVEIVLPAGRHQVTVSKNGYETYNRVITINGNDTVWVKLRPNKES
- a CDS encoding helix-turn-helix transcriptional regulator, with product MSLLHADFPIALDQHAKVLSPKPAELVTLPLQMNRHDHDYTQIVIGLKGQVDFEINGFGNIVSPGQGCVVTCGSGHAFGGVIEQSDILVLNMPMPKGDDPVLLQKINDLANKDIYFQLDGQIQQLIHMLVLEMRAHPDDLMLSRGCNDTLISLLQRHISSFELHRKDSRFDLDTIDRYIERHISHKISVLQLAGSVYLGESQFHMLFKDRMGITPHQYVLQKRVNAAKEFIRQGQFTLGQVAELAGFANQSAFTHTFTRIEGCSPSQFKKQFGH